In the Necator americanus strain Aroian chromosome X, whole genome shotgun sequence genome, CAGGCACTCTCTCGCCGAAATGGTGTAGTATTGAGTTAGTGCCGAACTACACATGTTCAGCGTAACATTAAATCGTGTCGTATGTGCACGAGTTCGCTTATGTTTTTCACAGGGGTCGAAAAGCTCTTTGGAGTCCGTTTCACCTGCCTACAATAGTAttcttttgactttttttacCTTGTCGTTCCGTTTTCTTGTGTTCCGTTTTTCTCtgtcgtttttattttattgttgttgtacTTCCTGCCGTTGTCCTATTCGTGTTCGTGTCTtgcgccttttttttttgtccttaaGAAAGCAAGTATGTCTAAATATCTCGAATCTGCTGACGCATCTCTTCGTTTTGCCTTTTATAGttgttcaccttttttttttttttttttgagcgttGTTAAAAGACACCAAGAAGTGTCTTCTAACAACGCTCAAAAAAGGTGAACAACCTTTATACTCAGGTGGAAAGGTTAAGTAGGTGAACAACCTACTAAACCTTTCTACCTGAGGTTTAGTAACTTACGTTTCTTGAAGTCTGAGCCGGTAAATAGGATTGGTTGATTTAGTAAATGTGTTAGTTAGCATAATTATCTTTATCCGCCAATTGTAATTTTGTGTTAGAATTCGGTGTAATGACCTCCTAAGCTCCTGTCTGTAAGCTTATCAGTTGaaaaaatcgttcaaaatTCTTATTGGTTGGGAAATATTCCCGAAGGTCGCAGAACATACTACCGAACCAACGGAATCCGCCATTCATTTGGTGACTTCTGTTAGCTTGCTTACTCTTCATTATTTACCTCTGATTACTATGTATGTGCCCGGAACGTGAGTCGAGGGTCCAAGGAAGAATTTGGCGACTGCCTTACTATCGTTGATTGGTATGGGAGGAGCGATTGTGCTCTAGCTGTGAAATTTCCCGTTAAGTCACAAAGCAGGCGAACGCGAGCGGTGTAGATGTTCGAGTGCTACAAGCGCTAGTGTAGGGTAATTATGCTAATCAACGTAAATATCAGATCTACCAACTCTGTTTAGTGGCTCAGACCTCAAGAAACCTGCTTAGGTAGCCATCACGACCACTTTTTGGAGCGTGCCCTCCCCCTCTCCTAACTTCCTTCTCTGTATAACTGCGACTGAATATGATTATGTAGTACTAGTAAAGAGTTGTATTAACTTAGTTTCATTCTTGTTTTGCTCttcgattttattttgtagcGATTTATAATAATCGCTGCTTTTTGATGTAGTTGTGCATATAATAGTTAGCTTTCTTCTAGGATATGCTTTGGAATTTTACCGTGATTCCGATTACAACAAATGCTAATCGTGCGCAATTGCACCACTGGGCTAGAcagaaattaatttattacaaGGTGTAGTCTCAGAGGAACTCCAGGAGCAAAACAAGCGGTAGAACTGGAGGAAAAGGATTTTTGGACTTTGCTAGAACTATATTGTCCTATTTATGGACTGTCAGacgaaacaaaataatgaagaactgcaaaaagaaagaaaggtcCGAGTAGTTTCCCGCATTATATTGATCGCCTGGTCTTTATTTCGTTGTTGATTTGCAAGCTACTGTTTTActcctttttcatttcgtgGTTCGCTGATACGTGTTAttcatcctttcattttttctctgctcCTTTCGAGATAACAAATCCCAACTGTTGCGCCAATCGATATGTTTACTGCGGTGTCTTCAATCGTCACTCTCCGTTACCGTAACGCGAATGGCTGTCCTGTCCTCTGGTCGCAACCAAATCACGGGAGATAGTATTACTAGAGATCGTGGTCCACTGAGGAACAAAGACAAAGATACTTGATAAAAATTAGTAACACTTAAGTTGGAAACTTCAAGTTTACTAATCTTAATTTATTCTCGATGTATCTTTAGAGATGACCAAAATTCCTCTTACCTCGAGAAGCAAGAAAAAGCCATTTGTCTGGGGGCCTTAGGTGGTTGTTGTGAGAAGGGGAAATGGATCATATGTTGTACCTTTGTTTGTAAAGCATTGTTTTTTCGTGAAGCCTTACATTAACTTGTTACTTCAACTTTTCCCTCACCGATCTACGTACTAATCTCCCGCATTGTAAAACTAATTGATAGGTATGTATAGCGAAACACGGAAGTCTACGAGGAATTCCTCTGAACTGCCCTTTTTTAGTGTTCTAACACGACACTCTGATGAAGTGCTTGCTTTATTACGTGTAGACAGCCGAATAGTTGGTCTTACCGAAGTTCGTCCTCTTAGTCAGCAAGCCTGGGACCAGCGATTCAGTGTAGACCTTGATCGAGTGAGTTATGTTCGTAGTGGAATTAAGAAGTCGGAAACCTGGAATTTAAACTGATTTTTTCATACACTACGATTTCCTACGCTGGTATCAGTAGTCAGCTTACGGTCAACGGTCCAATTTATCTTTCAGTCGAAAGAACTAGAGATCGAAGTTTTTTACCGAGACTCTCGGTCTATGTGTGCATTCACAGCTGTGAAGTTGGCCAACTTTGTGGAACCTACTGGACAAGCAGGAATGGTGTTGCATCTAGAGCCTCACGGCGATTTGTTCGCAGAGGTTGTATTCTTTGCCTCCAATTTGGTAGTGCATTTGACACAGTTATTTCCAGTTCAAGTACCTGAATCCAGTTGTGAGTCGCAAACCTAAGCTAGAGCGCCAGAAAAGATTATTTAAAGTTAAAGGCACGTATTCTTGCAGTATTTACTATTCTTTTAAGTGTTTGCTGCTTTGGGTAATTTACGTTGGTTTCAATTTCAAGAGCGCAAGGATATGGCGGGCGCTAAAAAACAGCTTGGAGTTCATGCCCTTTCCCGCATGCTCAAAGGTCGTGAGAATGAACCAATTGTCGACTACGGTAGCGCTGCTGCGCAATCAGGTATGATACTTATTCTGATTCTTAAATATTCAGATAAACGGTTTTATCAGTCCTCGCTTATTGTACAGTGCATGGGATGTCCAGCAAGTCTTGCTCGGTTGCTGTAAGAGAACTGGTCAAGGAGCGTCCAGGAAGTTACGTAGATGTTTCCAACAGGTATATTGCGGCTCCAGCAGTGGTACcaatctatttttcttcatttcacatCTATTCTTTATTAAAATGAAGCATTAAGACCCTCACAAACATCACCGTTATCATTAGGTGGTGAAAGATCCGCAACTTCTCTGTACCGACATCAGCACTCGCAAAAAGAGGTaggtttttttattcacaCTTCAGGACGCTACTTTTTAGACTGTGCTGGTACAAAAATTATCTAATATATTAACTGGGATCGTTTGTTATGCTGTAATTCTACTTCAGAGTACTGTGCTGATACATAATCTTCGGACAATGTCGATATCGTCAACTGTTCCTGGTGAGACGAACGAGGAAGTTGTCAGTCTGTCATCTCCGGTAAGGTCATAAAGGTATTCACGAAATATTTGACATCCTACAGATGGTTTTATTTAACGCCTCTCGATGACGAATGAAGCGCACACTTCTTGGAGGAGTGAAATGGTTAAAGCATTATTCCTTTCATAATAAATCATGGAACCAAAAAAGGGTGGCGATTAACTTTTGAAATCAATGATAGTGAATAGTTCACAGTTCGCTAGCTTTCTAAGGAGTTGTTTTTCCACCATCCATTGTTGTATGATgtgcaacaaaataaaattagtaagGTAAATATTAAGGtacgatgtgtcaagtcagtcttTTTATTCTCGCAGACAAGGCTACTACTAGTTTATCGACTCTGGAGGGATGAGGCTTAGTTGGCACCAagacagtttcgaaccatcgatcatgcagtcacagccgaacttcttatcgactgcgctatactCGTCCTTGAATCTCTTTTACTTCAAAATAAGTTCCACTTCTCAAAATTAgcaaaacaatataaaaaaatggaagctGGTGAAATTTGTGACAACTGCAGCGCATCAAGTCATTCTCGAGAAGGGAAGTAGTCATTCCATGAGCAAAAAAGTACCAATTACTATTTTCATATCTCAAGCTTTTGTGTGCGTAAAACCGTAGAGCGTACTTGTGGGGCGGCAACAACCCTGGGGCATCTTCTGCAGTGTAGACGCTTAACTGTGCTCCCCAATTGTTTTAGTAGCAGTCAGAATAGCTTCGAATACTGATCATGAATATGACACTTTTCCTCCGTTGCTCTTCTTTCAAGCATTACTATACGCAACTTGAAGGATGTAGAACCATTTTTTGAGAGATTATCTAGGGGAACATTGTGCAGGAGTTTATTGCGTACCCTACGACGTCAGGGACTATTTGAATTGGAAACAAACATCTATGCTGGCTAGAAATCGCCTTTTTATAGCTTTATGCAGTTCTATCGTGGTAACTGCACTGTGGCAAATATTTTGTTGCTCTCATAAGAGCAATGAACACCCACAAATAACAGACTAAAGGCTTCGAATATAGTGACCGCATTGCAGCTGCGTAATTAGTATGTTGTAATATAAATGATGCAATGTGAAATCGGTTGTGTTGTAGAAATTATACAAACCTGGTGCTTGTTACCCCTAATGCAGTTCCTTTCAATTCTGTTTTTGGCAGACGAGTACTGTCTGCACTTCAGAGTTCTGTGTGCCGAAAATTGCAGAATGGAGATCCTGAGGACCTCATCGAACAGTTCATTGTTGGATTCGAAACATAttcattttactgttttacAGCTGCATACAACAATCACACTTCTGCCTGGGATTGATGCTTGAGCGTTTTAATGAAGACGAACTACATTATTGTACCACCTACCAACACCAGGTTCAGTTGGCACAGGCTCAAGCGTAGTGGTGGGGCACGACCCCGTTGAATACGACCTCTTCCAAATGTTGTGATAGTTCTCTATTACCGCCAATTCAACAtattagaattttctttgttttaagaACGCAGCGTCGAAAATCCGCTGAGAGACGGAGGACAAGGTGAAATTTGGTGGGTGATTgaagcgaagaaacaccaAACAGttgaagcaaatttgctgaagtGTTTAAATATGTCAACATTCTAAAACCTTTGAACTGattaagagaagaagaagaaggtgatAGGTCGAATTACGGAGGAACGATGAGTAAGGAAAAcggaaaatcaacattttgttttaacAATATGATAATGGAGCAACACAGGTTGGATACTCTGCTGAGCGAAATTTTCGCAAAAGAGATAGGAACTTCTAAAAGGTGGAGAGTTTGATGTTACATAGTTTTCACCAGTTTAAACTTGGATTAATTGTCCACAATGGTCGGGAGTAGCGCAGTCTGCAAGAGGTTCCGCAGTGATtgacgatcgatcgatggtagGAAACCGCGCTAGTATCAATCAtggttttcacttttctttcggggtcgataaattggtgccaaatttgtctgggaggatgagaACACTaacttaacacatcggctcgCACCGCGTGATCGTAAGACTGCACCCACGTTCGCAAACTACAAACAGTTCTGAAAACGCATGTTCTTTGAGATTGATCGAGGCAGTGCCCTTAATCCTGAATTAATGTCTAAAAAAAGCTCTGCACGCATTGTTAAGTCCGGaagatcgcaaataacttcgtgataGAGCGCCTTGGCAAACACTAGAGAAAGGTTTGTCCTATAAAATTGtcatttcactattttttgtaGCCGCTtagttccttcttttttttttgcaaaccaAATGGTATAAAGATTGGAAGCATATCATGTTTCCCATCTCTGTCCTGTCTAAAATTTGGAAAGTCGGAAATCCAAGtgaaatttcttctgattaattaattgattctaattaattaattttaattttaattttttaattaattttataatttcttcTCAACATCAGATTTGTTCTGAGTccttgattaccttgactcccgttaaTCTTCGAACTGGACGAGTGGGCGGCAGTAATTCTTCCGTGTGTCCCGAtggcgtgccagagtcgcccagtggttcctcctttcgcgtgagattcgaagagcatcataattttctttgaagcgcttcgtgaagaaatttgacTATCCGGTgggcggtcttcctgcggtgCGCTTAATAtggcggggaacccagtcgctcacagctCCTGTCCAACGGTTgttgaagcgcatcacgtgtccggcccaccttacttttctttccttggccaacgcggcggcgtctctaatcttcgatcgtcgacgtaggagagaacttcgaatcccgtgcctcacttgcgtgaagggGGGtattcctagcatcactctttcaattgcgcgttcaatgacgctcaccgcgttttcttcctgcttgcgaaatgcccaggtttccgaagcataggtcaaagcaggaagtacggtggtgttgaagaggtgagcacggaaccgggtgttcctggtcttcttcactacatcctcgatgctcttgtacgctccccaggCCGCTCTTCTCCTCTTGCCTAGCTCTGggatcaggtcgttcatcatgttcaattcccgacccagataaacgtagctgatgcattcggatatgttcgatCCGTTGAGcctgaatggggcatccgagacccatccgttacgcatgaacatcgtcttttgcagactcagctgaagaccgatgcatccgcATGTTTCgccgaattcggtcagcattcgttccgcttggttgatgctaggtgttataagtacgatgtcatcagcaaaacgcaaatggtgtagctgccgaccatcaaccttcactcccatttcgtcccattccaactttcgtattgcgttctcgagggtggctgtgaatattttgggtgaaattgtatcgcgctgtcggacccccctcttcacgtcaatgatgatgttcttgtaaaATGGGGAAATCCCGGTCGTggagttactgtacaactctcgaagtacctttatgtgcTGAGTAGGAATGCCTTAGTTCTCCAATGCTTCCATGACTGcctccgtctcaactgagtcgaatgccttcttcaagtcgatgacagtgagacagagcggcatcttgtactctcgtaaCACCTCAATGAGTTTCGGAGCactgtgaatgtggtcagtcgtgctgaatctttttcgaataccctgcttgctcgcatggctgtccttcacccaagactttttcaatcctattaaggatcactcttgtaaagagcttgtagatgacggacagtaagcagattggacgataatTGCCGAtctcatgtggatctccctttttatataacaacacggtcttgctggtcttctactgtttaggaaccttgcattccgacaggtaacgcgTAAAGAGCCGCGCCAGGGTGTTGAGGAGTACTcacggaaggttcttcaggtgttctggtcttattctgtcggaactgggtgccgtacgatttcttaccgacatgattgCATGTCGTACTTTGGAGGGAAGaatctctggaatgacatgtccgtcttccctcggATGATGGGGaagcaagtggacatggctgtcgaagagatcacaGTAGAAGTCGTGGATATTTCTCTCCATTCcctttctcgatgcaatggttgttcccttcgggttccgaagagcagtcatccttgtcttgcgactggcgaagtctcgaagGGCATAGCGGAAGCTtcttcccgcctctgcagcttcagccagcacttctgctcttctctatttatggtcttcctttatcggctccctgcaaagctttgcgagcttgaacgtgagttcttggttccctgcggcttgTGCTGCTCCATGCTGGTGTATCAGTTCAAGGGTTTAAGAGATAGGCGTCtctttaaaactctcagccgtcttcgtgcagtcgtgaaggtgttcaacgagccggtcatattcctcgtcgatgttgtccattgcggaatcttccccaaaaccggctagcgtagcaaagggatcccagttaatgatagttctggaaCTTCGCTCTCTGAGcgtggcggctttctcttctttccttgtGAAGTAAAATCTTCGACTGCTCTTTCGAAGcttcgtcttcttcttcgtagcttgatgctgaagcgtaagcgacgaataTAGTCAAAGTTGGGGTTGGtctacatcttctcatccgcagacgtccaattcgggtcgtaagttgttcgaaagagttgatgttctttgccatactcgttttgacgaggacgccaactccaccagcacttctactgtcgcatgttcctaagagcAGTTTTTCCCCATTTCCATGTACGGCGTAGAGGGGGTGCCCTGAGTcattagactttttttttaagaccaTGCGCTTTTCCGCGCTCGAGCAAATATCGAAAATTTGGCAACTTTTGCCATTCCATGGAAGTGGAACAgcgtttttgaaaatcattcATATATTCGGATAAGAATCTAAGGAAACCCCATATGGTGATTTTCCTCTTTCCGGACCGTCCGATTGACTCAAAATCTAGATGggaaaaatccgaaaagagtcgaaaaaatttcgtcccatctaaattccaaaaaaaaaaaactagaagatctcaaaaattttcttctttctctttctttctaagTTCTAAAAAAGCTAGGAGGTCACAAAAACAGTGATTTGACTATTTTGTGGAGCAAACTTTATTCTATGGAGCACTAGTAAAAGTTTTTCTCAAGGCGCTTTCTCGAAGTTATTTACGATCTTCCAAATGTGACAACATTGCTTCTTCTAATACATGGTGTTTCCACGCTTTTATTATCCACCGGATTTTACATTTGCCATTCGATAGTCAGAAAATCTTGAACGTTGCGTTTTTGAAATACAAGAGTTTCCAATGTATTGGACTGGCAGCAACGTGGAAGCTATGAAAGATATGAATTTGGGCAGTTAAGGTCTGCTCTTACTTAGTGCTTAGTTTAAAATCTCATTTAGTCGAATTcaattggtttttcttttttttttcgaaatttgccTTTCTATTTTACTGATTTTAGATAATGTTCAAGAGTTGCAGACGAAGCTTATTTACaaagtgttcaaaaaaagtgttcttgAATACAGTGAGAGCAAACCTAACTTTGCTGGTTCATAAAAGTTGGTACTTCagagaacagaagaaaaatttgtcttCTTGGTACTAcggacaaaaaagaaaaatttcttaattCTCTCTCCGTAAACTTTAACAATTGAAGATGGACAGAAAAACGATAAATTCCAAGCATTTTTTGTAATCACACAGGACGTAATCAGAAAAATAGCCAGATATTAGTGCAACCTACAATTGTATCTCTAGTGTTCAGCGCATGACTCAAGCACGTTGGTTGTGAAACCGGCGCAGCTAGGTATCGAATTCACTGATCGTCTGCCGCTATTGAGGCTGATCCTTAAACCTTCGACAAGGTCGAGAACTGGTCCGAAAGGGAAGGGAGTTAAATGAAGAAGGTCAAGAGTGGTCAGGCTACTAGCGCATTTTGTTAAGGCTTGAACACTCTCctcttcccaatttttttttgtatgggTGACATGGATTCTTTTACGGCTTCACAATACAGCATATGATTATCAGTGTCAACCGTGCAGTTGCGAAAAAAACCACTCCTGAAAACGTGCCCCAACACCCTCCTCATTCGTTCCATTATTACCGCTCACATAGcagtcaaaaattaaatttggtaaatagaatttaaaaaacaaatcggactttaataaataaattaaaatagtaCAACatagtaaatattaatatatggTGCCATGACTTGCTTGACTTGATCGGTGGGCTgatattatcactattattattagtatcaCATGACGCGATTCCCTGCATCTTCATCGATGTGTGTCGTCTTTGAACATAGCCAAtcttctcgatcttcagcaagagcttgcacagaatcaagcCATTCTCCACTATTACATATCCTGCAAAACCTTATGTCTCGCCTGTACTCTCTTTTTACGCCGACCGTCCCCAGGGCCTTCTTTCACTACTTCGGTCCAGAATTTCTGGTTCCGCCTGGGTGGGCTCTTCCAACTTGAATCTGGGAGTCTTCAGAGTACTATGAACAAGGCGGACTGCTGGTCTCCTTGTAATGTGAccgaagaagcgaagacgcTTTTCTGTTAACGACGGTGTCAGAAGTTGCCACGTGTCATCCACCGGTGCACCACATCTACTTCCATGCAAAGAACTTCATTTTGGTATACCCTGGGCCTAAAATAATCGTGCTgtcgtctaagcagcttcctaACTTGTACTGCTCAcctctccgatccgtacatcacgATAAGGCAATAGCATATAGGTTGGCTTGGAGTTTGACTTTGCGAGCGATGCGAATCGACCACAACACTCCGTCAAGTGGTTGATTGTAGAAtaggccttagcgcatctatGACCTACATCACTCTCACAGCGTCAGCGTAGTCGAGATAGGGTCAGGGGGCGTACTAATGGTGCTAGGATGATATCGGTTAAACAATGATTTACTGTTCTTcgatgtcgtcgatggcggaattgaacaggaagaatCCTGTCACTGCcctttgtcttactccagttaccacctgaagtggtgttgtacatctgaatggtgttcgaactgcagtaGTTGTTCCCTGATTCATGTTATCAAGTAACAGAAGAAACTTTCCCGGTACTctatcggcgcgaagcgcgtcgAGAAGATGGTTTCGTTGAGAAGAGTCGAAAGCCACTTTGAAGTCCAGAAAGGCTAAATGTGTTGGCTTCGGATACCTCTGCCTCATTTTGATCATTCTCCAGGCGATGAACACCTAGTcagtcgtagatcggccaggaagAAAGCTAGCTCGTTCGTCGCGCGTgatttcttcgcgatgtttcgCGACGCGACGTCAGATAACCTTAACGGTTATCTGACGTCGCGTCGCGAAACCTTAACGGTTATCTGACGTATGTTTCACGGGGAAGCACCATTTATCTAACAAATCGAACTTTTGTTCGCGTCCCATCTTCGcgtttgcgtcgattccgacaatggtTAACTGCTGGCTGGGTATcctagacatcaacgcattgtcTTCATCATAGAAAGCGTCCTTGTTGTTCTCTTCAGCGGTCTCCGTGGATGCGTGGGCACACACGAACCAGAATATGCGTCCTCTgtgatcccgcagtcgtaggaAATCGCATCTTAGCTGCGTTGAGCCAACTTCGTTCATCATATTGGcgtagtcgttcctcacagctattgcgcagcttatcttcttttcatcatcatcattgcTACAGTAGATAGTGTAATCTCCGATACTGATGAAAGGGCGATTTCTGATGCCTGTTTCCCGCAGCGTAGCAAACGGCACCCAGAGATTTCGTAGAAGCCTGGACAGTGCGGTTTGTTGGAGGTCACTCGACATTtcagcagttcagcgtgacaaAGCGGATAGTGGTTTCCAAAGATTCCACGCTCCCTCTAGGCaattgacctttcaggttgtgggctttggcgatgtggtGGACGACTGCACCTTTTCGCATTATATGAGAATCATGCGCCCTGTAACTGTTTAGCTCGTACGTTACCAAAGCGAATACTGGAATGCCTTATTGCGTTCGGTGAAAGCACGGTCACCACATGTAGGTAGTAGTCAGACTTGTATAGGCGGCCCCATAGTGctataagtaaaataaaattgtgtgATCTAATATAGGCAGCATTGACAGCTCACTGCAAGAATTAGAGGTATCTCAATACACGTGTGCTCATATAAGttgaaacatgaaaaaattctCAGAGTACATTCGGCAACACAATTTCTTTTGACCCTGATTACAAATTTTTAAgagttcgattcccggcagaatcttgatttttgatgtgcggaaaaaaagaattgataaCGGCGCAGGACACGCTCTAAAAGCATTTTCATATGTTTCCTACTaacacacaattttactcCTTGACAGTGATTACAGGCGGTGAAGAATTCGATCCCCGTCGGCatcttgatttttcaaaacggaagaaaattgaagaacattttgatggtaatttttccaaaattcgaTGTTTACAACACTACATGCGTTTTGGAGGTGGTTTTGGAAGTAGGAGATTacagaaatcaacaaaattatggaaagcaCTTTCAACATCGTCTGAATTAGTGAACTGTCGCTGACGCGAATGTGAATCAAGAGCTCGGAAAAAGTTTGCCGTAACGTGTCAGATACTGCTCTTTGGTCAGCTCGTGAG is a window encoding:
- a CDS encoding hypothetical protein (NECATOR_CHRX.G24600.T1) codes for the protein MGVKVDGRQLHHLRFADDIVLITPSINQAERMLTEFGETCGCIGLQLSLQKTMFMRNGWVSDAPFRLNGSNISECISYVYLGRELNMMNDLIPELGKRRRAAWGAYKSIEDVVKKTRNTRFRAHLFNTTVLPALTYASETWAFRKQEENAVSVIERAIERVMLGIPPFTQVRHGIRSSLLRRRSKIRDAAALAKERKVRWAGHVMRFNNRWTGAVSDWVPRHIKRTAGRPPTG
- a CDS encoding hypothetical protein (NECATOR_CHRX.G24601.T1): MSYFGGKNLWNDMSVFPRMMGKQVDMAVEEITVEVVDISLHSLSRCNGCSLRVPKSSHPCLATGEVSKGIAEASSRLCSFSQHFCSSLFMVFLYRLPAKLCELEREFLVPCGLCCSMLVYQFKGLRDRRLFKTLSRLRAVVKVFNEPVIFLVDVVHCGIFPKTG
- a CDS encoding hypothetical protein (NECATOR_CHRX.G24602.T1); the protein is MIKMRQRYPKPTHLAFLDFKVAFDSSQRNHLLDALRADRVPGKFLLLLDNMNQGTTTAVRTPFRCTTPLQVVTGVRQRAVTGFFLFNSAIDDIEEQ
- a CDS encoding hypothetical protein (NECATOR_CHRX.G24603.T1): MSSDLQQTALSRLLRNLWVPFATLRETGIRNRPFISIGDYTIYCSNDDDEKKISCAIAVRNDYANMMNEVGSTQLRCDFLRLRDHRGRIFWFVCAHASTETAEENNKDAFYDEDNALMSRIPSQQLTIVGIDANAKMGREQKFDLLDKWCFPVKHTSDNR